A window of Bacteroidota bacterium genomic DNA:
GTTAAGCAGCAATTGGGAAAAGCGGCAGTCATCCCGAACTTGTTTCGGGATCTCATTAGCATTTATCGCGAACTGGTAATGCGATGTTGAAACAAGTTCAACATGACGGGTGCCGAATAACCTCCTGTCCTGCTGACGAAGGAAGCACCTTATTGAAAATGTGTTATACGATTCGTATTAACATATTTCGGATAAGAAATTTCGCTTCGCTCAATTTGACAGGCAAGGGTTGTGGCACGGTGGCAGTCATCCCGAACTTGTTTCGGGATCTCATCGGTATTCATCGTGAATTAGCAATGCGATGTTGAAACAAGTTCAACATGACGGGTGCCAACCAACCACCTGTCCTGCTGACGAAGGAAGCATCTTATATAGTTCTGTTAAACGATTCGTGTTAACATATTTGGGATAAGAAATTTCGCACGCTCAATTTGACAGGAAAGGGTTGGGCCTCCACCCAACTGAAAACAGTAAACTTGAAACTGAAAACTAACATCCATTCGTTATCTTTGCCCCGCTTTGAACATCAAGCAATTTTTAGACCTCTACACCCGCCACCCCGCCTTTTCGGGGCTGGATGATATTGTTTTTTCTCAAACAAAACCCCTTAAAATAGCTGCGCAAAATCTTAACGGAGCCGCAGTAGGGGTGGGCATTTCAGCAGCTTGGCTGCGCAATCCTGAAAAAACGTTTTTAATAGTAGCCGACGATTGGGAACAGGCGGCCTACCTGCACACTGATGTGAGCAGCCTGATAGAAAACCGCGAGATTTTGCTGCTGCTCGAAAGCTTTAGCAAGAGTTTCATTCCGGCGCAAACCGATAACAGCAATGTGCTGAAACGTGCAGAGGTATTGAGTCGCTTGAATAAGAAGCCGCACGGGCAGGTGATTATTACCTATCCGCAAGCAGTGCTTGAGAAGGTGATAGGCAATGCTACGTTTGAAAAGAACACCTTTGAGGTGAAAGTGGGCGACCCTTTTGACCTTGACTTTTTAATGGAGATGTTGAGTGAACACGATTTTGACCGTGTTGACTTTGTGTACGAACCGGGTCAGTTTGCCATTCGCGGGGGGATTATCGATGTGTTTTCATTTGCCAACGATTTACCCTACCGTGTAGAATTGGACGGCAACTTGGTAGAGTCTATCCGCTTGTTTGAGCCTGAGAACCAGCTATCAGTAAAAAAAGTGGTGCATACCACCATTGTTCCCAACATACAAAGCGAAGTTATTGCCAAAGAAAAAACCAGTTTGTTTAGTTACCTGCCCGATGATGTGGTGGTGTGGCTGCACGACGGCACCTTTGCAACCGGAGTGATGGAAGAGGGGTTGGGTAAAGCGGCCAAATATTTGGGCGAAAATAACGACTCTACACCCATTGCCGAGTTGTACGAAACCACTAACGAGTGGCTGGGACAGGTTGAAAAACGTACGGTGGTGGAATACGGGAAACGCACGTTTTTTAAACCTCAAAAAACCATTGAGTTTAAAACCTCGCCGCAACCGCTGTTTCATAAGAACTTTACCCTGCTGATTGAGAACCTTAAAGACAATCAGGGAAAGGGCTACCAAAATATTATATTTTCTGATAATCCCCGACAGGTAGAGCGTTTGCATACCATTTTTGAGGATTTGGATAAAGAAGTAAAGTTTGAGCCTGTGTATCATGGTATCAGCGAGGGTTTTATAGACCACGATCTGAAAATTGCCTGCTATACTGAGCATCAGCTTTTTGACCGCTATTATAAATACAAAGGCCGTCGTACGTATTCATCTACCAAAGCCCTTACTTTAAAAGAACTGCGGGAACTTTCGCCCGGTGATTTTGTAACTCACATCGACCACGGTATCGGAAAGTTTGCAGGGCTTGAAAAGATTGAGATGAACGGAGTGATGAGTGAAGCCGTGCGTTTGGTGTACCGTGATAACGATTTACTCTACGTACACATTAACTCGCTGCACAAAATAACCAAATACGTAGGCAAAGACGGTACCGAGCCGCGCATGAACAAACTGGGCAGCGATGCGTGGGACAAGCTGAAAAAATCGACCAAAAAGAAGGTAAAAGACATTGCCCGCGATTTGATAAAGCTGTATGCTGCCCGCAAGGCGCAAACAGGTTTTGCATTCAGTCCCGATTCGTATTTGCAAGTAGAGTTGGAGGCTTCGTTTTTGTACGAAGATACCCCCGACCAAAGCAAAGCAACTGAGGATGTTAAGGCAGACATGGAACTGCAACACCCGATGGACAGGCTGGTGTGCGGTGATGTGGGTTTTGGTAAAACAGAGGTCGCCATCCGTGCTGCCTTCAAAGCCGTGGCTGATAGCAAGCAAGTGGCCGTGTTGGTGCCCACAACTATTTTGGCCTATCAGCATTATAAAACATTTAAAAGCCGTTTAGAGGGTTTCCCCTGTAATATTGATTATATCAACCGTTTCCGAAGTGCCAAAGAGAAAAAAGAAATTCTTACCAAACTTAAAGAAGGAAAAATTGACATTCTTATTGGTACGCACGCATTGGTAGGCAAAGAAATTAAATTTAAAGACCTTGGTCTGCTAATTATTGACGAGGAACAAAAATTTGGGGTGGCTGTCAAAGAAAAACTGAAGCAATTCCGTGTAAACGTGGATACGCTAACCCTTACGGCAACCCCCATACCGCGCACCCTGCATTTCTCGCTGATGGGCGCAAGGGATTTATCGGTGATAAACACCCCACCGCCCAACCGTCAGCCCGTGCGCACTGAGTTGCACGTATTCAATCAGGAGTTGATGCAAGAAGCCGTTGCCAATGAAATAGCACGCGGCGGTCAGGTGTTTTTCATCCATAACCGGGTGAAAGATATTTATGATTTTGCTGCCATGATTGAACGATTGGTTCCCGGTGCTCGTGCGGCAGTTGCCCACGGACAAATGGAAGGGCACCAGCTGGAAGATATTATGATAAAGTTTGTGGAGGGGGATTATGATGTGCTGGTGGCTACTACAATTATCGAAAGCGGTTTGGACATACCCAATGCCAACACCATTATTATAAATAATGCCCACATGCACGGTCTTAGCGATTTGCACCAGATGCGTGGAAGGGTAGGACGTAGCAACAAAAAGGCATATTGTTATTTATTCTCGCCGCCGTTGAGTACGCTTACACAAGAAGCCCGCAAACGGTTAAGCGCCATTGAGCAGTTCAGTGATTTGGGTAGTGGGTTCAATGTGGCGATGCGCGATTTGGACATCCGCGGGGCGGGTAACCTGCTGGGTGGTGAACAAAGCGGGTTTATTGCAGAGATTGGCTTTGAGATGTATCACAAGATACTGGACGAAGCTCTGCAAGAACTTAAAGACGAAGAGTTTAAAGAACTGTTTAAGGACGAAACGCCAAAACCCCGTACCAATGAGGTGCAGGTGGACGTGGACGCTGAAATTCTGATACCCGACCACTATGTGCGCAACATACAGGAGCGACTTTCGCTGTACAACGAACTAGCACAGATAGGCGATGAGGATAAACTATTAAAGTTCAGGGATGAACTGATTGACCGCTTTGGCCCGATGCCCAAAGAACTGAAAGGTTTGTTTGACAGTATGCGGATGAAGTGGAAAGCCCGCGATTTGGGTTTTGAGCGGGTAAATCTGCACAACAAAACGCTTACCTGTTATTTCCCTGCCAACCAAAGTAGCCCATACTACCAAAGTGAGTTGTTTGGCAACATATTAAAATACGTAGCCGCACACCCTGTAAAATGCAGCATGAAGCAAACACCCAAAAACCTCACCATGATACTTAAAAACATAACCGGCGTTTTAGATGCTATCAGAGAGTTGGATGAGTTGAGGGAGAGTGTTATCCATCTTAATTAATGTTTCAAATTCAATGAGAAGCGTTGATGATTTATGTTTACTATGCCTAATAAACCCAGCTACAAAGAAGAATTCTCACATACTTCCTAAATTTATGACCAAGAGTATACTTGGAACAAGTAATCAAAAGGCAGGATACATTCTTCAATCTTTAAAACCATTTGACAAAAGCAAGGTTCAAGATTCACCCAAAGAAGATTTTATATTATGTGAAAGTTGCGAGAGATATTTTGAGATATTAGAAACATATGTTTCACAAAGACTTCACAACAGACTTTGGGATATAAGAAAAAACAGTGAATTCGAAGACCATATTAACAATGATGGGATAAGGTGGCGAAGTAGTAAACAAATTAATATAAATGTATTCAAATTATTTTTGTTTTCGATATTATGGAGATCGAGTGTTTCTTCACATCCGCTATTCAATTTGTATAAGATAAGTGAAGAGGAAAAAGATGTTTTTCGTACTGAATTAATTCGATTTAGAGTAAATCAGCAGAAAGAACTTTTAGAGAAAGTTGATAATGATAGTACTATAAATATATTTTACATTATTTTAACTTGCCAAAGTTTTGGTGATGAGACTAAAAATGTAATTTTTCCTTATTCTAATAGTGGAAACCCACATTCATTTTATTTAAATAGATATTTAATATTTTTTTCTTTTACAAATTTTTCATTAAATCAGTTTGATTTTTTAGTTAATTCTCAAAATAAAAATCTAAATTTAGGCTTTCTAAGTCCTGAATTTTGGCAGGTATTTTTGGACTACTTAGTTGCGTTTTATTCTAAAATAGCGGTTGAAAATATAAATCCTCCAAGCATTTAACAATAGCATTCTACCGCACAAACTCCCAATCAAGATAAGAACGACATCAGCCGCACAGCAACTCAAAACGAAAATCGTACAAGTGTGAAAAAACACCAGCTATGTAATACTGATAGCATCCCGTCATTCCCTGCGTAAGCGGGAATCAATTCCTTGTAGTGGTTCAATAACTCAATACCTTCCCACAAGATTCCCAATCAAGTTGGGAATGACACCAGCCGCACGGCAACTCCAAATGAAAATTGTACAAGCGTAATAAAATACCCATTTTACAAACACTGATAGCATCCCGTCATTCCCTGCGTAAGCGGGAATCTATCCCTACAAATTATTACTTTGCAATAATGAAAACCGGATTTGTGTATATAATGTCGAACCACACGAGAACGACCTTATACATTGGAGTTACTGCTGATTTGAAAAAGCGGATAGCTGAACATAAAAGCGGTGTAGGCTCAAAGTTCACATCCAGATACAAGTGTTATTTTTTGGTCTATTACGAGCAGCTTCCTACAATCGAGGCAGCAATTCTGCGTGAAACACAAATGAAGCGTTGGAATAGGGCATGGAAGGATGAACTTATTCAAAGTGTTAACCCTAATTTACAAGACCTATGGGATGAGCTTTGAACGATTATATTCAAACCCCACACAAGATTCCCAATCAAGTTGGGAATGACACCAACCGCACAGCAACTCTAAATGAAAACCGCACGAGTGTGATAAAACATCAGCTATGTAATACTGAGAGCATCCCGTCATTCCCAGCGTAAGCGGGAATCTATCCATTGCAGTGGTGCAATGACTCAACACCTTCCCACAAGATCCCCAATCAAGTTGGGAATGACTACCCACCGCACGGCAACTCCAAACGAAAATTGTAGAAGTGTAATGAAACACCCATTTTACCTGCACTGATAGCATCCCGTCATTCCCGGCGTAAGCGGGAATCTATTCTTTTTTAAGTGAGCGATACTTCAATACCACCGCACAAGATTCCCAACCAAGTTGGGAATGACGGCGGCCGCACGACAACCTTAAACGTAAGTCCCAAACTATATAAACGACAAAGCCCTTGCACAACTTGTTGTGCAGGGGCTTTGTCGTTAGTAAGATATATTAGTTACTGCCCACTAATTGCCCTGATAGCTTTTTAAGTTCTATTTCGGCAAGTTTTAGGTTGTATTGGGCGTTAATATCGCGGTTTTGGGCATCCTGCCAGTTGCGTTCGGCTTCTTTTACTTCAAGTAATGAAGAAAGACCTTGTTGCAGGCGACCTTCGGCAATTTTGTAATTATCAAAAGCCAGTTGAGCGTTGGCTTTTTCCATACCTGCAATGGTTTTGTAGGTTTGGTAGTCGTTGTAGGCTTGTCGGTAGGCACTATTCACAGTGCTTTGCAGCTTTTCAAACAACAGGGTACTGCTTTTAATTTGCAAATCAGCCGTGCGCAGTTGGTTGCGGATAGAGTTGCTTCTAAACAACGGTACACTGGCCGTGATACCTGCATTTAGACCGTTGCTTTGGTTGAGCAGCGAAAAACCTGCCTGACTGGTTTGACGGGTGTATCCGTAGCTGGAAGTTAAGCGAACCAACGGCAACCGTTGCGAACCAATCTCGCGGTATTGCAGTTGACTAATGTTGATATTCCGTTGTGCTGAAAGCAGCGAGAAGTTTTTGCTGGCAAGACTTCCATCCACCGGCGGGAAATTCAACGTAGTATCGTTATCAATCGTTTCAGTAACGTCAAAAGCTACTCCGGCATCACGACCCAACAAAATATTGAAGCCCATTTTAAGATTAGCAAGGTTGTTTTGCTGCATCAACAAATTGGCCGAAAATGTATTTTTATCAATGTTCACCTGATTCACCTCAAACGCTGAAACCACACCCACAGCATACTTAGCGGCTATAATCTCCTGACGTTTTTTAACCAAATCCAAGGCAATTTCAGTGGTTTTAATCTGCATCTTTTGCCCCACAAGTCCGTAGTACTCACTCATCACTTGGGCTACGGTTTGTTGTATTTGTTCTTTAAGATTAAAACCGGTTTGCTTTTGCAACTCTTCCAAGCGGCTTTTAGTGGCAAACATTTTCATCCCGTCAAACAACGTCCAGTCCAGCGCTACGTTTGCATTCAGGTTGGTAGAACCTACCCCGTTACTTTGCACCTCCAAACCGTTTGAAAATTTTTGATTGATGTTATTGTTCGATAAATTCTCGCTCACGTTCAGCGTTACATTGGGTAACATCCCTGCGTTGCCTGCATTGTTGTTCAGTTGCGTTGCTTGGTCGGCAGTTTTAGATAAAAGAATGTCGTAATTGTTTTTCAAGGCAACTTCAACCGCCTCGTTAATGGTCATCGGAGTTTGAGCGAAAAGTCCGCCGCAAATCAATAGTAACAACGTAGTTGTAACAGCCTTTCTTTTTAATCCGATAAACTGAAGGAAACGTCTTGCCGAAAGGGTGTAAATAACAGGGATAACAAACAACGTAAGTACCAGCGAGAACATTACACCGCCAATAATAACAATACCCAAAGGAACACGACTTTGTGCGCCTGCCCCCAAAGCAAGGGCAATGGGTAACGCCCCTAAAGCGGTAGCCAAACTGGTCATCAAAATGGGACGTAAACGCATAGTGGCTGCTTGCAGGGCGGCTTCAAACCTTGAAAGTTCGGGGTTGTGTTCGCGCAACTGGTTGGCGAACTCCACAATCAGAATACCGTTTTTAGTTACCAAACCTATCAGCATAATAATACCTATCTGGCTAAAGATGTTGATGGTTTGTCCGAAAACCCACAACGACAGTAGGGCTCCGGCCAACGCTAAGGGTACAGTAATCATAATAATAAGCGGGTCTTTAAAGCTCTCAAACTGTGCGGCCAAAATCAAATATACCAGCAACAACGCTAATAAGAAGGCAAACAAAGTATTGCTTGAACTTTCTTTAAAATCTCGTGATGGGCCTGTAAGCGATGTACTGAACGTTTCATCCAACACTTTATCAGCAATACGTTCCATTTCTTTGATGCCGTCGCCCACTGTTTTTCCGGCTGCCAAACCTGCCGAAACCGTGGCTGATTTGTAACGGTTGTAATGGTATAATTGGGGAGGATTACTTTGCTCTTCTACCGTTACAAGGTTGTCTAATTGTACCAGTTGTCCGGTATTACTGCGCACATAAAAGCTCTTCATATCCAAGGGGTCATCGCGGTTATCGCGTTCTACCTGCCCCATTACCTGATACTGCTTGCCGTTCATAATAAAGTACCCCATACGGCGACCGCTAAGCGCCAGTTGCAGGGTTTGGGCAATATCGGCTACCGATATACCCAATTCTGCTGCTTTATTACGGTTAATGGTGATACCCAATTCAGGGCGGTTAAATTTAAGGTTCACATCTACCATACCTCCAAAAACAGGGCTTTTAGAAACCTCGTCCATAAACTTGGGCAGATTGGTTTTTATCTTATCAAAGCTTGAATTTTGGAGCACAAACTGCACGGGCAAACCGCCACGTGGGCCTCCACCCGATGAGATGGTTTGATCTTGAACTACAAACACACGTCCGTCGTTAAAACGCACCATGTTTTTAGTAAGGTAATCGGCAATTTGTTGCTGGCTGCGTTCGCGAGTGTCTTTGTCTCCAATTACGATACGGCCAAAGCCTGTATTGGGTGCACCTGAACCCGCAAAGCCGGGGGCAGTTACCGAAAGCATGATTTGCTTTTCAGGAACAGAATCTTCCACAAAACGGCTAATCCTATCCATGTAGCCGTCCATGTAATCGTATGATGTACCCTCAGGGGTTGACGTAGTGATACGCAACCAGCCTCTGTCTTCCAGTGGGGCTAATTCTTCGGGTAATGATTTGTTTAAGAAGATGATAAGTCCGAAACAGGCAGCGATGATGGCAAACGAAACCCACTTTACTCTCATAAATGAGCCGAGGGCACGACGATAGCCATTGTCCATTGCACGGAAAAAAGGCTCTGTTTTACGGTAGAACCACGATTGGTAGCCGGGTTTTCCGGCCAGTTTCACACTTAGCACCGGAGTTAACGTAAGTGAAACAAAGGCTGAAATAAGTACCGCCCCCGCTACCACAATTCCAAACTCTTGGAACAAACGGCCTACAAAACCTTGGATAAATATGATGGGAAGGAATACAACAGCAAGGGTGATTGAGGTAGATATTACCGCAAAGAAAATTTCTTCAGAGCCTTCTTTGGCTGCTTCGCGGGGACTAAGTCCGGCTTCTAGTTTTTTGTAAATGTTCTCGGTTACAACTATACCGTCGTCTACCACCAAGCCCGTTGCAAGTACGATACCTAATAGGGTTAACACGTTGATGGAGAACCCGAAAATGTACATGATAAAGAATGCCCCCAATAGTGATACGGGAATATCAATCAACGGGCGGATGGCTATCAGCCAGTTACGGAAAAACAGATAGATAATAATTACTACCAGCAGTATGGCAATCAGCAGGGTTTCCTCTACCTCAGCAATAGAACGTTTTACAAATTTGGTGGTATCCAATACAATACCCACCTCAATGTCTTCGGGTATTTCTTTTTTCAGTTGCTCAAAGCGTTTGTAAAACTCATCCGCAATAGCCACCTGATTAGAGCCGGGCTGGGGGATGATAGCCAAGGCCACCATCGGTACCCCCGATTCTTTCAAAATCGTTTCTTCGTTTTCAGGGCCAAGTACCGCACGGCCTACATCGCGCAAACGCACGATACTGTTGGCATCGGTTTTAATAATAAGGTTGTTAAAATCCTCTTCGGTAACTAACAGGCCTGATGTTTTAACAGTTAGTTCAGTGGCGTTACCTGCAATTTTACCGGATGGAAGCTCGATATTCTCGCGGTTTAAGGCTGACTGAATATCGTTTAGCGAAAGTTGTTTGGCCGCCAATTTCATCGGGTCGAACCAAATACGCATGGCATATTTCTTTTCACCCCAAATCTGTATTCCACTCACACCGGGTATGGTTTGCAAGCGCTCTTGCAACACGTTGGTGGCATAGTCGCACACTTCCAATTGGTTGCGGGTATCGCTTTTTACCGTCATGGATATGATTGCATCGCTGTTTGCATCGGCTTTTGATACAATGGGCGGAGCATCAATATCTTCGGGCAATTGACGTTGTGCTTGCGATACTTTATCACGCACATCGTTGGCAGCAGCTTCTAAGTCTGAGTTCAAATCAAACTCTACCGAAATAACGCTGGAACCTTGGTTGCTTGACGACGAAATGGTGCGTATACCTTCGATACCGTTAATTGCTTTTTCAAGCGGCTCGGTAATTTGTGACTCGATTACATCGGCATTAGCACCGGTATAAGCAGTACGGACGGTTATAATGGGAGGGTCGACCGAGGGATATTCCCTCACCCCCAAAAAATTAAATCCTATCAACCCGAACAGCACAATAATGATAGACATTACTGTGGCAAGTATGGGCCTTTTTAAACTCAGTGATGATAAACTCATTACGCCCTCCTTATTTTACAATTTTGGCCACTTTTACATCACCGTTGGGTTTCAATTGCATTAGCCCTGTAGTAACAACGGTATCACCCACTTGTATGCCGCTTGTAATTTCCACCAGGTCAGCATCGCGCAGGCCTGTTTCTACGGGTACATAGGTTGCTTTACCGGCTTTTACCACAATTACCTGTTTGCCCCTTGCTATCGGCATAATGGCTTGGGTAGGTACCATTACCGCATTTTGGTGGCTTGCAATGCCCAGGCTTACGTTGGCAAACATACCGGGCAATAACTTACCACTTGTGTTTTGGGTGCGGGCGCGCACTTTAATGTTGCGGGTGGCCACATCAATTTTGGGTTCTATGGCAAATACCGTTGCATCAAACGTATCTTTAAAACCATCGATGATAAACTGTAAACGGCTGTTGTTTTTTATTGATTGGGCATACTTTTCAGGGATTGCAAAATCAATTTTTAGCGTACTTAGTTGCTGCAATGTGGCAATAAGTGTTTGCGGGGTTACATAAGCCCCTTCGCTAATGTTACGCAAACCAATCTGCCCGCTAAAGGGGGCGCGTATTTCTGTTTTACGCAACTGGTTCTTTAATGCTTCGATATCGGCGTCGTAGCTTTTTTGTTGGGTTTGTGCAGCATCGTATTCTTGTTTGCTCACCCCGTTAATCTTTAGCAACTCCGCCAGCCTGTCTACATTTTTCTGGGTAAGTGCTTGTTGTGCCTGTGCTTTTTTCAGTTGCGCCACAATATCCGCATCATCCAATTTCACCAAAAGTTGCCCTTTGGTTACGTTAGAACCTTCTTCAAAATAAAGGTTCACTACGCGCAATTGCAGTTCAGGACGTATTTCAACTTCCTCGTTTGCAAGCAAGGTTCCCGATGCGTTTACTGTGCTTGTGATGTTTTGGGTGCGGGCAATAAATGCATTTATTGCAGTTGGCGGACGTTTGGCTCCTGCTGCCCCGGGGGCATTTTTGCCGTCGCTGCTTCCGCAACTTGTTGCTAATGTTAGTAGTAGTATATTGGTTATGGCCACTAGTAGAGCCTGTGTGTGCCTCATGTTTAGGGATTATTTTTAATGTTTAAACTTTAAATTAGGCGTGGAAAGACTACTTCTTGCCACACATACTATGCCTATTTTTATGTATTACGAAAGTTTAATGTGTTTTAAAAGGTAAAGTTAAGATTTTTAAGCAGGTAGCTTTTATAGTGTATTTGGCTATAATGCAATTGGTAGGCAAAACGGGCTATTTTTATCTAAATCACTACATTTTTACTCCAAAACCATTAGGTTTGAAACTTTTGCAAAACACTACGCAGTATGAGAAAATACAATTTGCTGATTGTTGCAGCCCTGCTTACTCTTAGCAGTATAGCCCAGAAAAAAATCACTCTTGAGGATATATTTCTGAATAACACCTTCAGAATGAATACCGTGTCGGGGTTTGTGCCTTCAGCGGATGGTGAGAACTACTATAATTACGAAGGGGATGACACCCTATTTGTAGTAAAATACTCGTACAAAACAGGGGTTAAAGTGCAAACGGTGTTTAATCCGTATGATTTGGGTTTGGGTCAGGATGCAGCTTCATACGGTTATGAATTTAGCGGTGATGAAACCAAAATACTTATCAGCTTAGCTACAGAACATATCTACCGTCACAGTACCCGCAGCAAATACTACGTGTGGGACTTGAAGGAAAAGAAAGCATACCCCGTTGCGGCTGATAAGGTAATGTATGCAAGCTTTTCGCCCGATGGTAATAAGATAGCCTATGTAAAAGACAACAACCTTTACTATACTGATTATAAAAGCGGCCAAACCCGCCAAATAACTACCGATGGGAAAGAAGATGCGATTATAAACGGTGGGGTTGATTGGGTGTACGAAGAAGAGTTTACGATGAGTAAAGGGTTTGATTGGAACGCCAACGGAACCAAAATAGCGTTTTACCGTTTTGACGAAAGTGCTGTAAAGAAGTTTAGCATGGATATGTACGGCAGCCTTTACCCATCGCAAGATGTTTTTAAATACCCCAAAGCAGGTGAAGCAAACTCAGTAGTAGATGTAAAAATCTATGATTTAGCGACCAACAACACTATTGATTTAGCCGAAGGCAGCCAAAACGACCAATACATTCCCCGCATTAAATGGACTACCGATGCTAATGTGTTATCGTTTCAGCGATTGAACCGCCACCAGAATAAGTTTGAACTGTTGGCCGCAGATGCTACTACAGGCTCAATCAGAACGTTATACAGCGAAGAAAACAAGTATTATATAGACATCAACGATAACCTTACGTTTTTGGCCGACGGTAAACAGTTTATCATTACCAGCGAAAAAGACGGTTACAACCATTTGTACCTGTATGGTATGGACGGAAAAGAAGTACGCCAACTAACCAAAGGAACTTGGGAGGTTGACGGCTTTTTGGGGTACGACACTAAAAAGAAATTGCTCTATTTCACTTCGACTGAAATTAGCCCGACTGAAAGGTATTTGTACAGCATAGGAATTGACGGTAAAAACAAAAAGCAAATAACCAAAAACAAAGGCTATCACATGATAACCTTTAACCCCACCTATACCTACTATATGGATATGGAGTCGGCGTTGGGTGTACCTTATACCCAAGCCATTTGGAATAATAAAGGTGAGCTTGTGCGTGAGTTAGCAAACAACAAAGACTTAGCCGCAAAAATGACGGAATACGGTTTTGCTCCCGCTGAGTTTGCAACGCTTACAACAAGCGAAAATGTTGAGCTAAACTATTGGATGATTAAGCCTGCCAACTTTGACCCTAATAAAAAGTACCCTTTGTTGATGTTTGTTTACGGCGGACCCGGTAGCCAGCAAACAGTAAACCGTTGGGGCGGCAGTAACTACCTGTGGTATCAATACCTTGCGCAGCAAGGGTATGTTATTGCCTGCGTTGACAACCGCGGAACAGGCGCAAGGGGAGAAGAGTTTAAGAAAATGACTTACCAACAATTAGGTAAGTATGAAACGATTGACCAAATAGAGGCTGCTAAGTTTTTTGGTAAGCAAAACTTTATTGATGCCGGTCGCATTGGTATTTGGGGCTGGAGTTTTGGCGGTTATATGTCTTCATTGTGTATTAGTAAAGGAGCAGATGTGTTTAAAGCTGCCGTTGCAGTAGCACCGGTAACCAACTGGAGGTACTACGACAACATTTATACCGAGCGTTTTATGCGTACCCC
This region includes:
- the mfd gene encoding transcription-repair coupling factor, with product MDDIVFSQTKPLKIAAQNLNGAAVGVGISAAWLRNPEKTFLIVADDWEQAAYLHTDVSSLIENREILLLLESFSKSFIPAQTDNSNVLKRAEVLSRLNKKPHGQVIITYPQAVLEKVIGNATFEKNTFEVKVGDPFDLDFLMEMLSEHDFDRVDFVYEPGQFAIRGGIIDVFSFANDLPYRVELDGNLVESIRLFEPENQLSVKKVVHTTIVPNIQSEVIAKEKTSLFSYLPDDVVVWLHDGTFATGVMEEGLGKAAKYLGENNDSTPIAELYETTNEWLGQVEKRTVVEYGKRTFFKPQKTIEFKTSPQPLFHKNFTLLIENLKDNQGKGYQNIIFSDNPRQVERLHTIFEDLDKEVKFEPVYHGISEGFIDHDLKIACYTEHQLFDRYYKYKGRRTYSSTKALTLKELRELSPGDFVTHIDHGIGKFAGLEKIEMNGVMSEAVRLVYRDNDLLYVHINSLHKITKYVGKDGTEPRMNKLGSDAWDKLKKSTKKKVKDIARDLIKLYAARKAQTGFAFSPDSYLQVELEASFLYEDTPDQSKATEDVKADMELQHPMDRLVCGDVGFGKTEVAIRAAFKAVADSKQVAVLVPTTILAYQHYKTFKSRLEGFPCNIDYINRFRSAKEKKEILTKLKEGKIDILIGTHALVGKEIKFKDLGLLIIDEEQKFGVAVKEKLKQFRVNVDTLTLTATPIPRTLHFSLMGARDLSVINTPPPNRQPVRTELHVFNQELMQEAVANEIARGGQVFFIHNRVKDIYDFAAMIERLVPGARAAVAHGQMEGHQLEDIMIKFVEGDYDVLVATTIIESGLDIPNANTIIINNAHMHGLSDLHQMRGRVGRSNKKAYCYLFSPPLSTLTQEARKRLSAIEQFSDLGSGFNVAMRDLDIRGAGNLLGGEQSGFIAEIGFEMYHKILDEALQELKDEEFKELFKDETPKPRTNEVQVDVDAEILIPDHYVRNIQERLSLYNELAQIGDEDKLLKFRDELIDRFGPMPKELKGLFDSMRMKWKARDLGFERVNLHNKTLTCYFPANQSSPYYQSELFGNILKYVAAHPVKCSMKQTPKNLTMILKNITGVLDAIRELDELRESVIHLN
- a CDS encoding GIY-YIG nuclease family protein → MKTGFVYIMSNHTRTTLYIGVTADLKKRIAEHKSGVGSKFTSRYKCYFLVYYEQLPTIEAAILRETQMKRWNRAWKDELIQSVNPNLQDLWDEL